A portion of the Cryptomeria japonica chromosome 5, Sugi_1.0, whole genome shotgun sequence genome contains these proteins:
- the LOC131051410 gene encoding UDP-glycosyltransferase 86A2 has translation MAFNESHVPILIFYKILLPFKHILTLGVSLLLKKILGQAFTEPLMATHVVVIPFPVQGQINPLIRLSQKLASQGITITFVNTDFNHFKIMKARNAHPGTLESPCLNIRFVQVSDGLPLDFNRMAMPVEAFNALMTTMRASAEDLLYKLLTQSCEPPVSCIIGSSFLIWSFDVAKKFELPFIAFWSQAVSVQVIYRHLSMIIDNGDFPPKGMIDYIPGLPLMHPQDFPSDIQSGDPSNPMHQVVLQQLPALEEAAWIISNTVYELESQANDVIKEKSPLFGPIGPLIPSTYFEGEGKQQDFFIENSRSLSLQAESNCLPWLDSKPKSSVLYVSFGSFAQISRVQAQEIARGLMESEQAFLWVIRPDLVRSEAETTISTDHNDILPEGFLEKTKNRGLLVPWSPQLLVLSHPSVGGFFTHGGWNSTMESLSLGVPMLVFPLGIEQSTNRMLIVNQWKIGLRLDSYRDDAIIEGAEIAKCVRALLKDEEMRKRSNQVRETIMKAMGEGGSSWKNMKDFVDYLMSLPTKKMDVS, from the exons ATGGCATTTAATGAATCCCATGTTCCTATactaattttctataaaattcttcTTCCATTCAAGCACATTTTAACATTGGGGGTTAGTTTGCTTCTCAAAAAAATCTTAGGACAGGCATTCACAGAGCCACTTATGGCTACCCATGTAGTTGTAATCCCATTTCCAGTTCAGGGACAAATAAATCCCCTGATAAGACTCTCTCAGAAGCTTGCTTCTCAAGGCATTACTATAACCTTCGTAAATACAGACTTCAATCACTTCAAAATCATGAAAGCTCGCAACGCTCATCCTGGAACTCTAGAGAGCCCATGTTTAAATATTCGTTTTGTTCAAGTTTCAGATGGCTTGCCGCTTGATTTCAACCGAATGGCCATGCCAGTGGAAGCCTTCAATGCACTCATGACAACCATGAGAGCTTCTGCAGAAGATCTTCTTTACAAACTCTTAACACAGAGCTGTGAACCTCCAGTTTCGTGTATAATTGGCAGCTCATTTCTTATATGGTCCTTTGATGTTGCTAAGAAATTTGAGCTTCCATTTATAGCCTTCTGGTCACAGGCAGTGAGCGTTCAAGTCATCTACAGACATTTGTCAATGATTATTGACAATGGAGACTTTCCTCCCAAAG GCATGATAGACTACATTCCAGGTCTTCCCCTAATGCACCCCCAAGATTTCCCATCAGATATTCAATCAGGAGACCCATCAAACCCTATGCATCAGGTTGTTTTGCAACAGCTCCCTGCTCTGGAGGAAGCCGCCTGGATTATTAGCAACACAGTCTATGAACTAGAAAGCCAAGCAAACGATGTCATTAAAGAAAAATCTCCTCTTTTTGGCCCGATTGGTCCCTTAATACCCTCAACTTACTTCGAAGGCGAAGGTAAACAACAGGATTTCTTCATAGAAAATTCCAGATCATTAAGCCTGCAGGCAGAATCTAATTGCTTACCATGGCTGGATTCAAAACCCAAAAGCTCTGTTTTGTATGTTTCGTTTGGAAGCTTTGCTCAAATATCTAGAGTTCAAGCGCAAGAGATAGCAAGAGGACTGATGGAAAGCGAGCAG GCATTTCTATGGGTGATCCGTCCAGACTTGGTGAGATCAGAGGcagaaacaacaatatcaacagACCATAACGACATTCTTCCTGAGGGATTTTTGGAGAAAACAAAAAATAGAGGACTTTTGGTTCCATGGTCTCCTCAGCTTCTTGTTTTATCCCATCCTTCTGTTGGAGGCTTCTTCACTCATGGGGGTTGGAATTCTACAATGGAGAGCCTAAGTTTGGGTGTTCCAATGTTGGTTTTCCCACTAGGAATTGAGCAGAGCACAAACAGAATGCTGATTGTAAACCAGTGGAAAATTGGGTTAAGGTTAGATAGTTACAGAGATGATGCAATAATTGAAGGAGCTGAGATTGCCAAGTGTGTGAGAGCTTTGCTTAAAGATGAAGAGATGAGGAAGAGGAGTAATCAAGTGAGAGAGACAATAATGAAAGCAATGGGTGAAGGAGGATCATCTTGGAAAAATATGAAAGATTTTGTGGACTATTTGATGTCACTGCCAACAAAgaaaatggatgtttcttga
- the LOC131875852 gene encoding ribulose bisphosphate carboxylase large chain-like, translating into MSPKTETKASVGFKAGVKDYRLTYYTPEYQTKDTDILAAFRVTPQPGVPPEEAGAAVAAESSTGTWTTVWTDGLTSLDRYKGRCYDIEPVPGEESQFIAYVAYPLDLFEEGSVTNLFTSIVGNVFGFKALRALRLEDLRIPPAYSKTFQGPPHGIQVERDKLNKYGRPLLGCTIKPKLGLSAKNYGRAVYECLRGGLDFTKDDENVNSQPFMCWRDRFCFCAEAIYKAQAETGEIKGHYLNATTGTCEEMMKRAIFARELGVPIVMHDYLTGGFTANTSLAHYCRDNGLLLHIHRAMHAVIDRQRNHGMHFRVLAKALRMSGGDHIHAGTVVGKLEGEREVTLGFVDLLRDDFIEKDRSRGIYFTQDWVSMPGVLPVASGGIHVWHMPALTEIFGDDSVLQFGGGTLGHPWGNAPVAVANRALGALPSWRESIRAKINALLTFVEVIH; encoded by the coding sequence ATGTCACCAAAAACAGAGACTAAAGCAAGTGTCGGATTCAAAGCTGGTGTTAAAGATTACAGATTAACTTATTATACTCcggaatatcagaccaaagatacTGATATCTTAGCAGCATTCCGAGTCACTCCTCAACCTGGAGTACCCCCCGAAGAAGCGGGAGCAGCAGTAGCCGCCGAATCTTCCACTGGTACGTGGACGACTGTTTGGACCGATGGACTTACCAGTCTTGATCGTTACAAGGGGCGATGCTATGATATTGAACCCGTTCCTGGAGAGGAAAGTCAATTTATTGCCTATGTGGCTTACCCTTTAGATCTTTTTGAAGAAGGTTCTGTTACTAACCTGTTCACTTCTATTGTAGGTAATGTATTTGGATTCAAAGCCTTACGGGCTCTACGTCTGGAAGATTTACGAATTCCTCCTGCTTATTCAAAAACTTTCCAAGGCCCACCACATGGTATTCAAGTAGAAAGagataaattaaacaaatatggtcGTCCTTTGTTAGGATGTACTATAAAACCAAAATTGGGTCTATCTGCCAAGAATTATGGTAGAGCGGTTTATGAATGTCTCCGTGGTGGACTTGATTTTACCAAGGATGATGAAAACGTGAATTCCCAACCATTTATGTGCTGGAGAGATCGTTTCTGCTTTTGTGCAGAAGCAATTTATAAAGCTCAGGCTGAGACGGGTGAGATTAAGGGACATTACCTGAATGCTACTACAGGTACatgtgaagaaatgatgaaaagagcaATATTCGCCAGAGAATTGGGAGTTCCTATAGTCATGCATGACTATCTGACTGGAGGTTTTACGGCAAATACTTCGTTGGCTCATTATTGCCGAGATAACGGCCTACTTCTTCACATTCACCGCGCAATGCATGCAGTTATTGACAGACAAAGAAATCATGGTATGCACTTCCGTGTACTGGCTAAAGCACTACGTATGTCTGGTGGAGATCATATTCACGCTGGTACTGTAGTAGGTAAACTTGAAGGAGAACGGGAAGTGACTTTGGGTTTTGTTGATCTATTGCGTGATGATTTTATTGAAAAAGACCGAAGTCGTGGTATTTATTTCACTCAAGATTGGGTCTCTATGCCGGGTGTTCTGCCTGTAGCTTCAGGAGGTATTCACGTTTGGCATATGCCTGCTCTGACCGAGATCTTTGGGGATGATTCCGTATTACAGTTCGGTGGAGGGACTTTGGGGCACCCTTGGGGAAATGCACCTGTTGCAGTGGCTAATCGGgcactgggcgctttg